The Sphingomonas alpina genome has a segment encoding these proteins:
- a CDS encoding beta strand repeat-containing protein translates to MVDYVGGAGNDVFVGTGDIDTAHGNGGNDTLSGNGANDQLYGENGNDRLDGGLGIDRMEGGAGDDVYFVDDIGDEVIEASGGGNDTIVSSISFSIQNRAIENLTVSAAPGLTYNEGIGNELNNVLTGVLDGNPTGVSLNGEGGNDLIYGSAGNDFLTGGDGDDTIYGGDGNGLDQIAGGEGNDRMYGGAGYDYYTVNDAGDMIFEAVGEGTDLAFIYTPSYVLTAGQEVEFIYAYALTPDETLNISGNEFGQTIYGSGNVTILNGLGGDDVLTGYTGTDTLNGGDGTDTLNGGDGNDILDGGTGGDTMTGGLGDDRYIVDNSLDRVIELDGEGTDSVESSVSFSLGSLTAVENLTLTGIGAINGTGNALSNILIGNSAANTLDGGLGDDQLDGGEGNDIVNGEAGNDAINGGYGDDIVSGGAGDDELTDLFGSNILNGETGNDRLFGGFDEDRLYGGDGADLIQGQDGNDILDGGAGIDVMVGGAGNDRYIVDNIDDRVEEFDYSQEGNGIDLVESSVTFSLSPVQTEGVENLILTGGAAINGTGNALNNNMRGNVAANTLYGGDGNDVLDGGAGGDRLYGGAGDDRYILDNSLDRVIELDGEGTDLVESAVSFSFSGLTALENLTLTGSAAINGTGNALANILIGNSAANILDGGAGADTMQGGLGNDTYYVDVAGDAVREGVGGGNDTVLVARSYALAAGQEIETLATANDAGTGFINLTGNEFANILRGNAGGNRLDGGLGADQMSGGLGNDIYVVDTLEDRVIELSGGGTDTIESSVIFSLRNAIEVENLTLTGAAAIHGEGNNLANILTGNAAANNLFGLVGNDTLYGGDGEDLLDGGLGADRLYGGAGNDRYIVDDSGDQVFEVKDGGTDIVESSVTFSLAGAAVENLTLTGTAAINGTGNDLANALRGNTGNNQLDGGLGADTLYGDAGNDMLLGGGGNDILTGGAGIDEMSGGGGDDHFHVDNAGDMVFETAGQGLDYVYTTLSYALAAGQEIEYFGITAVSGGADQPINLTGNDYGQAILGNAASNILSGLGGNDGLQGFDGSDTLYGGDGNDVLDGGLGGDRLYGGAGDDRYSLDNSLDRVIELDGEGTDTVESSVSFSFSGLTGLENLTLTGSAAINGTGNALNNVLIGNAAANILDGGAGIDTMQGGLGNDTYYVDVAGDAVLEGVGGGNDTVLVARSYALAAGQEIETLATANDAGTGFINLTGNEFANTLRGNAGVNRLDGGLGADQMVGGLGNDIYVVDNIGDQIVELSGGGTDTIESSVSFSLGNAPEVENLTLTGTAPTSAQGNGLANILTGNAGANLLQGGDGNDILDGGTGADWMHGGQGNDQYYIDDINDYILEQVNEGLDSVYSSITYSLLLADGAVEDLTLIGSAAINGTGNVLNNRITGNAAVNILDGGQGNDTLDGGAGADLLYGGGSDDRYIVDNSMDRVIEFANEGTDLVESSVSFSFSNLAELENLTLTGSAAINGTGNASGNFLTGNSAANILDGGLGSDTLTGLGGADTFVFGTALGASNVDTITDFVHGTDRIELDQSVFAGLGLGTLSASAFSNGPATNADQHILYDAATGTLSYDADGSGAGAAIIFATLANHPATITSADFLVVP, encoded by the coding sequence ATGGTGGATTATGTTGGCGGCGCTGGTAACGACGTGTTTGTCGGTACCGGAGATATCGATACTGCGCATGGCAATGGCGGTAACGACACGCTGTCCGGCAACGGCGCCAACGATCAGCTGTACGGCGAGAACGGCAACGACCGGCTCGACGGCGGGCTTGGCATCGACCGCATGGAGGGCGGTGCGGGCGATGACGTCTATTTCGTCGATGACATCGGCGATGAGGTGATCGAAGCGTCCGGCGGGGGCAATGACACCATCGTGAGTTCGATATCCTTCTCGATTCAAAACCGCGCAATCGAGAACCTGACCGTGAGTGCGGCTCCCGGCCTGACCTATAATGAAGGCATCGGAAATGAGCTGAACAATGTGCTGACCGGGGTTCTGGACGGCAACCCGACAGGCGTCAGCCTGAACGGAGAAGGCGGCAACGACCTGATCTACGGCAGCGCGGGCAATGATTTTCTCACCGGCGGCGACGGTGACGACACGATCTATGGCGGCGATGGCAACGGATTGGATCAAATTGCCGGCGGTGAAGGCAATGACCGGATGTATGGTGGCGCCGGTTACGATTATTATACAGTCAATGATGCCGGCGACATGATTTTCGAGGCCGTGGGCGAAGGCACTGATCTGGCCTTCATCTATACTCCATCTTATGTCTTGACCGCGGGACAGGAAGTCGAATTCATATATGCCTATGCCCTGACTCCAGACGAAACGCTCAACATTTCCGGAAACGAATTTGGCCAGACGATATATGGGTCTGGCAATGTCACTATATTGAACGGGCTTGGCGGCGATGATGTCCTAACCGGCTATACCGGTACGGATACGCTGAATGGCGGCGATGGCACCGACACACTCAATGGTGGCGACGGCAACGACATACTCGACGGCGGTACCGGCGGCGACACGATGACCGGCGGTCTGGGCGATGACCGCTATATCGTCGACAATAGCCTGGACCGGGTGATCGAACTCGATGGCGAAGGTACGGATAGCGTCGAAAGCTCGGTGAGCTTCTCGCTCGGCAGCCTGACCGCGGTGGAGAATCTGACGCTGACCGGCATCGGTGCGATCAACGGCACCGGCAATGCGCTGAGCAATATCCTGATCGGCAATTCGGCGGCGAACACCCTTGATGGCGGCCTCGGCGATGATCAACTTGATGGCGGCGAGGGCAACGACATTGTGAACGGCGAGGCGGGCAATGACGCGATTAATGGTGGTTACGGCGACGATATAGTGAGTGGCGGTGCGGGAGATGACGAGCTTACTGATCTTTTCGGCAGCAACATATTGAATGGCGAGACGGGCAACGATCGGCTGTTTGGCGGCTTTGATGAAGATCGTCTCTACGGTGGCGACGGCGCCGATCTGATACAGGGGCAAGACGGCAATGATATATTGGACGGCGGCGCCGGCATTGATGTGATGGTCGGTGGCGCGGGCAATGATCGTTATATCGTCGATAACATTGATGATCGGGTCGAAGAGTTCGATTATAGCCAGGAAGGCAACGGTATAGATCTCGTCGAGAGTTCAGTCACATTCTCGCTGTCGCCTGTTCAAACTGAAGGAGTCGAGAATCTTATTTTGACCGGCGGTGCGGCGATCAACGGTACCGGCAACGCGCTGAACAACAATATGCGGGGCAACGTCGCGGCAAACACGCTGTACGGCGGCGACGGCAATGACGTGCTTGATGGCGGCGCTGGTGGCGACCGGCTTTACGGCGGCGCGGGCGATGATCGCTATATCCTCGACAACAGCCTCGATCGCGTGATCGAGCTCGACGGCGAAGGCACGGATCTGGTCGAAAGCGCTGTGAGCTTTTCATTCAGCGGCCTGACCGCGCTGGAGAATCTGACGCTGACAGGGAGCGCGGCGATCAACGGCACCGGCAATGCGCTCGCCAATATCCTGATCGGCAATTCGGCCGCGAACATCCTTGACGGCGGTGCCGGCGCGGACACGATGCAGGGCGGCTTGGGCAACGACACCTATTATGTCGATGTCGCCGGGGATGCCGTCCGGGAGGGCGTTGGCGGCGGCAACGACACCGTGCTCGTCGCGCGAAGCTATGCGCTGGCGGCCGGACAGGAAATCGAGACGCTAGCGACGGCAAACGATGCCGGGACCGGCTTCATCAACCTGACGGGCAACGAGTTCGCCAATATCCTGCGCGGCAATGCCGGCGGCAACCGGCTTGATGGCGGCCTGGGCGCGGACCAGATGTCCGGTGGACTGGGCAACGACATTTATGTGGTCGACACGCTCGAAGACCGGGTGATCGAGCTGAGCGGCGGCGGTACGGATACGATTGAAAGTTCAGTCATTTTTTCCCTCAGGAATGCGATAGAGGTGGAAAATCTCACGCTGACCGGTGCTGCCGCGATCCACGGCGAGGGAAATAATCTGGCCAACATCCTGACCGGCAATGCGGCGGCGAACAATCTGTTCGGCCTGGTCGGGAACGACACCCTGTACGGCGGTGATGGTGAGGATCTGCTCGATGGTGGCCTTGGTGCCGACCGTCTTTATGGCGGCGCCGGCAATGACCGCTACATCGTCGACGATAGCGGCGACCAGGTGTTCGAGGTCAAGGATGGCGGTACGGATATCGTCGAGAGTTCGGTGACGTTTTCGCTGGCGGGCGCGGCGGTGGAAAATCTCACACTGACCGGCACGGCAGCGATCAACGGCACCGGCAACGATCTCGCCAATGCACTGCGCGGCAATACCGGCAACAACCAGCTCGACGGCGGACTGGGGGCCGACACGCTGTATGGTGACGCGGGCAATGACATGCTGCTGGGCGGCGGGGGCAACGATATCCTGACCGGCGGTGCCGGCATCGACGAGATGTCCGGCGGCGGTGGGGATGATCATTTCCATGTCGACAATGCCGGCGATATGGTTTTCGAAACCGCCGGCCAGGGTCTGGATTACGTCTATACGACCCTATCCTACGCGTTGGCGGCCGGCCAGGAGATCGAATATTTCGGCATCACTGCCGTGTCCGGCGGTGCCGATCAGCCGATCAACCTGACCGGCAATGATTACGGACAAGCCATTCTGGGCAATGCCGCAAGCAACATATTGAGTGGCCTTGGCGGCAATGACGGGCTGCAGGGCTTTGACGGCAGCGACACGCTGTACGGCGGTGACGGCAATGATGTGCTCGATGGCGGCCTGGGCGGCGATCGGCTGTACGGTGGCGCAGGCGACGACCGTTATAGTCTCGACAACAGCCTGGACCGGGTGATCGAGCTCGACGGCGAAGGCACGGATACCGTCGAAAGCTCGGTAAGCTTTTCGTTCAGTGGCCTGACCGGGCTTGAGAATCTGACGCTGACCGGCAGTGCGGCGATCAACGGCACGGGCAATGCGCTGAACAATGTGCTGATCGGCAATGCGGCGGCGAACATCCTGGATGGCGGCGCCGGCATTGACACGATGCAGGGAGGCTTGGGCAACGACACCTATTATGTCGATGTCGCCGGGGATGCCGTCCTGGAGGGCGTTGGCGGCGGCAACGACACCGTACTCGTCGCGCGAAGCTATGCGCTGGCGGCAGGGCAGGAGATCGAGACGCTGGCGACGGCCAATGATGCCGGGACCGGCTTCATCAACCTGACCGGCAATGAATTCGCCAACACGCTGCGCGGCAATGCCGGCGTCAACCGCCTTGATGGCGGCCTGGGCGCGGACCAGATGGTCGGCGGCCTGGGCAACGACATTTATGTCGTCGACAATATCGGGGACCAGATCGTCGAGCTGAGCGGCGGCGGCACCGACACGATCGAAAGCTCGGTCAGCTTTTCACTCGGGAATGCGCCCGAGGTGGAAAATCTCACGCTGACCGGCACGGCCCCGACTAGCGCGCAGGGCAACGGACTCGCCAATATCCTGACGGGCAACGCGGGCGCGAACCTCCTTCAGGGCGGCGACGGAAACGATATACTCGACGGCGGCACTGGTGCCGATTGGATGCATGGCGGCCAGGGCAATGATCAATATTATATCGATGACATTAACGACTATATTCTGGAACAGGTCAACGAAGGCTTGGACAGCGTCTACAGTTCCATAACCTACTCGCTATTGCTTGCGGACGGGGCGGTCGAGGACCTCACGCTGATCGGCTCGGCCGCGATCAATGGCACCGGAAACGTCTTGAACAACAGAATAACTGGCAACGCCGCAGTAAACATATTGGACGGCGGCCAGGGCAACGACACTCTCGACGGCGGCGCCGGCGCCGACCTGCTGTACGGCGGGGGTTCCGATGACCGCTATATCGTCGACAACAGCATGGACCGTGTCATTGAGTTCGCCAACGAAGGTACAGACCTGGTCGAAAGTTCGGTGAGCTTCTCATTCAGCAACCTGGCCGAGCTGGAGAATCTGACGTTGACCGGCAGCGCGGCGATCAACGGGACGGGCAATGCGTCGGGCAATTTCCTGACCGGCAATTCCGCCGCAAACATCCTCGATGGCGGGCTGGGTAGCGATACGCTGACCGGCCTGGGCGGTGCTGATACGTTCGTGTTCGGCACGGCATTGGGCGCGAGCAATGTCGATACGATCACGGACTTCGTCCATGGCACCGACCGGATCGAACTCGACCAGTCGGTCTTTGCGGGGCTTGGGCTGGGCACGCTCAGCGCCAGCGCGTTCAGCAACGGACCTGCCACCAACGCGGATCAACATATCCTGTACGACGCGGCGACCGGCACCCTGTCCTATGATGCCGATGGGTCGGGTGCGGGCGCGGCGATCATCTTCGCCACCCTCGCCAATCATCCCGCCACCATCACCAGCGCCGACTTCCTTGTCGTACCGTGA
- a CDS encoding SRPBCC family protein has protein sequence MTSVTLVRRIRARPETVFEAMTTPEGIGHWWGPDAGPVLLAETDVRVGGAFRVRFRMLDGAEHESFGTYLEVTPPHGLIMSWQWVDEPDLDMRIEITLRAIAEGTELTFTHARLPDEEARISHEAGWNGSLDKLERYFLQSGGE, from the coding sequence ATGACCAGCGTCACCCTGGTACGCCGCATCCGGGCTCGGCCTGAAACCGTGTTCGAGGCGATGACCACGCCCGAGGGGATCGGACATTGGTGGGGCCCCGACGCCGGGCCGGTGCTGTTGGCCGAGACCGACGTACGGGTCGGTGGTGCATTCCGCGTCCGCTTCAGAATGCTCGACGGCGCCGAACATGAAAGCTTCGGCACCTATCTTGAGGTCACCCCCCCGCACGGGCTGATCATGAGCTGGCAATGGGTCGACGAGCCAGATCTCGACATGCGGATCGAGATCACGTTGCGCGCGATCGCCGAGGGCACCGAACTGACCTTCACCCATGCCCGCCTGCCCGACGAGGAGGCGCGTATCAGCCATGAAGCCGGCTGGAACGGATCGCTCGACAAGCTCGAACGCTATTTTCTGCAATCCGGTGGAGAGTGA
- a CDS encoding DUF899 domain-containing protein translates to MTPHETVSKARWTEAMRALVIEEKALTRQRDRVTEQRRALPWVKVDKDYVFQDANGPVTLAELFDGRSQLIVYHFMFGPDWDEGCTGCSLMADHVDGARQHFEHNDVSYVTVSRGPIDKLLAYRARMGWSFRWVSSAGSDFNADYHVSFPNGERGDGVFYNFETRPDPEIDELPGISVFYRAEDGTIYHSYSSYSRGGESFLTVYAYLDIVPKGRNEVRDGQMTDWLKRHDRYEDDGRTGSAAPAMAETA, encoded by the coding sequence ATGACCCCGCATGAAACCGTATCCAAAGCGCGATGGACCGAAGCGATGCGCGCACTGGTCATCGAGGAAAAGGCACTGACCCGGCAACGCGACCGTGTCACCGAACAGCGCCGCGCCCTACCCTGGGTAAAGGTGGACAAGGATTATGTGTTCCAGGACGCCAACGGGCCAGTCACATTGGCCGAGCTGTTCGACGGACGCAGCCAGCTGATCGTCTATCATTTCATGTTCGGTCCCGACTGGGACGAGGGATGCACGGGCTGCTCGCTGATGGCCGACCATGTCGACGGTGCGCGGCAGCATTTCGAACATAATGACGTGAGCTATGTCACGGTGTCGCGCGGTCCGATCGACAAATTACTGGCGTACCGCGCACGCATGGGCTGGAGCTTTCGCTGGGTCTCGTCGGCGGGCAGCGACTTCAATGCCGACTATCATGTCTCCTTCCCCAACGGCGAGCGCGGCGACGGCGTCTTCTATAATTTCGAGACCCGGCCTGACCCGGAAATCGACGAGCTACCCGGGATCAGCGTGTTCTACCGGGCCGAGGACGGCACGATCTATCACAGCTATTCGTCGTACAGCCGCGGCGGCGAGAGCTTCCTGACCGTCTATGCCTATCTCGATATCGTGCCGAAAGGCCGCAACGAGGTGCGCGACGGGCAGATGACCGACTGGCTCAAGCGCCATGACCGATATGAAGATGACGGCCGCACGGGTTCGGCTGCGCCGGCGATGGCCGAGACGGCCTGA
- a CDS encoding DUF899 domain-containing protein, with the protein MTSHPIVPEDQWIDAMRALTAEEKAITQAQQRLSEKRRALPWVRIDKPYMFEGEDGPVLLADLFDGRTQLIVQHFMFGTDWQEGCQSCSLLADHIDGARQHFEHNDASFAAVSRAPIDKIAPYRRRMGWRFRWVSAARSDFNADHHVSFPSDRAGGIFYNFEHQPDPGIEELPGLSVFHRAPDGAIYRTYSCYARGLEKFMGVYAFLDVAPRGRAELKTGMMHDWLKRHDRYEDDGRTQPISAAMVAAA; encoded by the coding sequence ATGACATCCCACCCAATCGTGCCGGAAGATCAATGGATCGACGCGATGCGTGCGCTGACCGCCGAAGAGAAGGCGATCACCCAGGCACAGCAACGCCTGTCGGAGAAGCGCCGTGCGCTGCCTTGGGTCAGGATCGACAAGCCGTACATGTTCGAAGGCGAGGACGGGCCAGTGCTGCTCGCCGACCTGTTCGACGGGCGCACGCAGCTGATCGTGCAGCATTTCATGTTCGGCACCGACTGGCAGGAAGGCTGCCAGAGCTGCTCCCTGCTTGCCGACCATATCGATGGCGCGCGGCAGCATTTCGAACATAATGATGCAAGCTTCGCCGCCGTGTCGCGGGCGCCGATCGACAAGATCGCACCCTATCGCCGACGCATGGGGTGGCGATTCCGCTGGGTGTCGGCGGCGCGGAGCGATTTCAATGCCGACCACCATGTCTCGTTTCCAAGCGATCGGGCGGGCGGCATATTCTATAATTTCGAACATCAGCCCGATCCTGGGATCGAGGAATTGCCCGGGCTCAGCGTCTTCCACCGTGCGCCGGACGGCGCGATCTACCGCACCTATTCCTGCTATGCGCGCGGGCTGGAGAAATTCATGGGCGTGTACGCCTTTCTCGACGTGGCACCACGCGGCCGCGCCGAGCTCAAGACCGGCATGATGCACGACTGGCTGAAGCGCCACGACCGGTACGAGGATGACGGCCGGACACAGCCGATTTCCGCGGCGATGGTCGCAGCCGCCTGA
- a CDS encoding ArsR/SmtB family transcription factor, producing MVNYQTPRLDRTFAALVDPTRRAILARLEQESEVSVSELARPFAIKLPAVMKHLDVLGDAGLITRVKTGRTVAVRLAPEPMEEAMDWLRRYERFWSASLDRLVAYAEAKEAGK from the coding sequence ATGGTGAACTATCAAACTCCCCGACTCGATCGAACCTTCGCGGCGCTGGTCGATCCGACTCGCCGAGCCATCCTTGCCCGGCTCGAGCAAGAATCCGAAGTGTCTGTAAGCGAGCTGGCGCGGCCGTTCGCAATCAAATTGCCTGCGGTGATGAAACATCTCGATGTGCTCGGCGATGCCGGGCTGATCACGCGCGTCAAGACGGGGCGGACGGTCGCGGTGCGGCTGGCGCCCGAACCGATGGAGGAAGCAATGGACTGGCTGCGCCGTTACGAACGCTTCTGGTCGGCGAGCCTCGACCGGCTTGTCGCCTATGCCGAAGCGAAGGAGGCCGGCAAATGA